The following coding sequences are from one Gemmatimonadaceae bacterium window:
- a CDS encoding alpha/beta hydrolase-fold protein, which translates to MTDETPRRPTTLTGAFRLHPAFASRYVSARHDVLVHLPLGYDTDAAKRYPVLYMQDGQNLFDEATSFAGEWRMDETSDALAREGAIRQPIIVGIYNAGAYRIDEYTPTRDAARRAGGKALLYGRMLVEELKPFIDATYRTMPDVADTGLGGSSLGGLVSLYLGLIHPSVFGKLAVLSPSVWWDNRFIVRRIRALRAKPATKIWLSTGTAEGEGVVEAARRVRGALEAKGWTLGIDLDYVEVEGAPHNEAAWAGLVRPMLRFLFPKR; encoded by the coding sequence ATGACCGACGAGACTCCGCGCCGCCCAACGACGTTGACGGGGGCGTTCCGCTTGCATCCGGCGTTCGCGTCGCGCTACGTGTCGGCGCGGCACGACGTGCTGGTGCATTTGCCGTTAGGCTACGACACGGACGCGGCGAAGCGATATCCGGTGTTGTACATGCAGGACGGACAGAACTTGTTCGACGAGGCGACGAGTTTTGCCGGCGAGTGGCGCATGGACGAGACGTCGGACGCGCTGGCGCGCGAGGGTGCGATCAGGCAGCCGATCATCGTCGGCATTTACAATGCCGGGGCGTATCGCATCGACGAATACACGCCGACGCGCGATGCCGCCAGGCGGGCGGGGGGAAAAGCGCTGTTGTATGGGCGGATGCTGGTGGAGGAGCTCAAGCCGTTCATCGATGCGACCTATCGCACGATGCCCGACGTCGCCGACACCGGCCTCGGTGGGTCATCCCTCGGCGGGCTGGTGTCGTTGTACCTGGGCCTGATTCACCCGAGCGTGTTCGGAAAGCTGGCGGTGTTGTCGCCGTCGGTATGGTGGGACAACCGATTCATCGTGCGACGGATCCGGGCGCTCAGGGCGAAGCCGGCGACCAAGATCTGGCTCAGTACGGGCACCGCGGAGGGCGAAGGCGTGGTCGAGGCGGCGCGGCGCGTGCGCGGCGCACTCGAGGCCAAGGGATGGACGTTAGGCATTGATCTCGACTACGTGGAGGTCGAGGGCGCTCCGCACAACGAGGCGGCGTGGGCGGGCTTGGTGCGTCCCATGCTGCGATTTCTCTTTCCCAAGCGGTAG
- a CDS encoding type II toxin-antitoxin system VapC family toxin, protein MRVLLDTHVWLWMVAAPERLSKKGRSIVIAADNELVLSAASTWEIAIKFALGKLALPETPATYIPRLMVRTAVTALPVLASHTLHVATLPRHHRDPFDRLLVAQAQLEELPILTTDAAFRRYDVKTVRA, encoded by the coding sequence GTGAGAGTTCTGCTCGACACGCACGTGTGGCTTTGGATGGTGGCGGCACCCGAGCGGCTCTCGAAAAAGGGCCGCTCGATTGTCATCGCGGCCGACAACGAGCTGGTGCTGTCGGCGGCCAGCACGTGGGAGATCGCGATCAAGTTCGCGCTCGGCAAGCTGGCGCTGCCGGAGACGCCGGCAACGTACATTCCGCGACTCATGGTGCGCACGGCGGTCACGGCGCTCCCGGTACTGGCGAGTCACACGTTGCACGTCGCCACGCTGCCGCGGCATCATCGCGATCCGTTCGACCGGTTGCTCGTGGCGCAAGCGCAGCTCGAGGAGCTGCCCATTCTCACCACCGACGCCGCGTTCCGGCGCTACGACGTCAAGACCGTTCGCGCGTGA
- a CDS encoding alpha/beta hydrolase-fold protein, with product MELLRFGHAGARVLVFPTSMGRFYEWEDRGVIGALGDQIDNGWIQVICVDSVDAESWYAKWRPLWERAARHEQYERYLIDEVLPLSRQNANPFLITTGASFGAYHAVNFALRHPSLVGRTIGLSGLYDIKEMTGGWSNDTVYFNNPCDFLVHEHDEARLAALRRLDIILAVGRDDAARSNNEYLSTVLSAKHIPHALRIWDGWCHDWPYWVEMIRRYMGGNA from the coding sequence ATGGAGCTGCTCCGCTTCGGTCACGCCGGCGCCCGAGTCCTCGTGTTTCCCACGTCCATGGGACGCTTTTACGAGTGGGAAGACCGCGGCGTGATCGGCGCCCTCGGCGATCAGATCGACAACGGCTGGATCCAGGTGATCTGCGTCGACAGCGTCGACGCCGAGAGCTGGTACGCGAAATGGCGCCCGCTCTGGGAACGCGCGGCACGCCACGAGCAGTACGAACGCTACCTGATCGACGAAGTCCTGCCGCTTTCGCGACAGAACGCGAACCCGTTCCTCATCACCACCGGCGCAAGCTTCGGTGCATACCACGCGGTCAACTTCGCGCTGCGGCATCCGAGCCTCGTGGGACGCACCATCGGACTCAGCGGCCTCTACGACATCAAGGAAATGACGGGCGGCTGGTCCAACGACACGGTCTACTTCAACAACCCGTGCGACTTTCTCGTCCACGAGCACGATGAAGCGCGCCTCGCGGCGCTGCGGCGGCTCGACATCATTCTCGCCGTCGGCCGAGACGACGCGGCGCGCTCCAACAACGAATACCTGTCCACCGTTCTTTCGGCGAAGCATATTCCGCACGCCCTCCGGATCTGGGACGGGTGGTGTCACGATTGGCCCTACTGGGTCGAGATGATCCGCCGATACATGGGCGGCAACGCCTGA
- a CDS encoding sigma-70 family RNA polymerase sigma factor, with the protein MVAALAKRFGNLDVAEEAAADAFATAVVRWPADGVPPNPGAWLMSVANRKAIDWIRRENKRDGKQREAQMRYFDDEPEPLDAIGDERLRLIFTCCHPALSMEARVALTLRMAGGLTVAEIARAFFVQETAMGQRITRAKAKIRVARIPYRTPSVEDLPGRVSGILAVLFLAFNEGYLATGPDADPIRPALTAEAIRLTRLVHALMPDDGEVTGLLALMLLIEARRTARVSESGELVPLGEQDRASWDAAMIAEGHRLVRERLASGVAPGRYQIHAAINAVHTSARHLRDTDWSQIVALYDRLARIDPSPVVTLNRAIAVGEVDGPRAALAIVDTLDDRLAGYHAYHATRADLLRRLGSMPAARAAYDRAIDLSGNAAERAYLARRRDELESRTRDQSLSRDPG; encoded by the coding sequence GTGGTCGCCGCCCTGGCGAAGCGTTTCGGCAATCTCGACGTCGCCGAAGAAGCAGCGGCCGACGCATTCGCGACAGCGGTCGTGAGGTGGCCGGCGGACGGCGTGCCTCCAAATCCAGGCGCGTGGCTCATGTCCGTGGCCAATCGCAAAGCCATCGACTGGATCCGTCGCGAGAACAAGCGCGACGGCAAGCAGAGAGAGGCACAGATGCGCTACTTTGACGACGAGCCGGAGCCGCTCGATGCCATTGGGGACGAACGGCTTCGGTTGATCTTCACCTGCTGCCATCCGGCGCTCTCGATGGAAGCGCGCGTGGCGCTCACGCTGCGCATGGCGGGCGGGCTAACGGTGGCCGAGATCGCTCGCGCCTTCTTCGTGCAAGAGACCGCGATGGGGCAGCGGATCACCCGCGCGAAGGCCAAGATCCGCGTCGCTCGCATCCCATATCGCACGCCATCGGTGGAGGATCTTCCCGGGCGAGTCTCCGGAATACTCGCCGTACTGTTCCTCGCTTTCAACGAAGGCTACCTGGCGACGGGACCTGACGCCGATCCGATCCGTCCTGCGCTCACCGCCGAGGCGATCCGGCTCACGCGGCTCGTGCACGCGCTCATGCCAGACGATGGCGAGGTGACCGGACTGCTCGCGCTGATGCTGCTCATCGAGGCACGCAGGACGGCGCGAGTTTCCGAGAGTGGCGAGCTGGTCCCGCTCGGGGAGCAGGATCGTGCGAGCTGGGATGCGGCGATGATCGCCGAAGGGCATCGCTTGGTGCGCGAGCGACTGGCTTCCGGCGTGGCTCCGGGGCGCTACCAGATTCACGCGGCGATCAACGCGGTGCACACCTCCGCCCGACACCTGCGGGATACGGACTGGTCTCAGATCGTCGCGCTGTACGATCGGCTCGCTCGCATCGATCCGTCGCCGGTCGTCACCCTGAACCGCGCGATCGCGGTCGGTGAGGTCGACGGTCCGCGAGCGGCACTCGCGATCGTCGACACGCTCGATGACAGGCTGGCCGGCTATCACGCCTACCACGCGACACGCGCCGACTTGCTGCGGCGGCTGGGATCGATGCCGGCGGCGCGCGCGGCGTACGACAGGGCGATCGATCTCTCGGGGAACGCGGCGGAGAGGGCGTACCTCGCGCGTCGACGCGACGAGTTGGAGTCGCGTACGCGGGATCAAAGTCTATCGCGCGATCCCGGCTAG
- a CDS encoding YciI family protein → MQYLLSVIAEGASLADDAEMAAIDLFNEGLRAKGHWVFAGGLGTPDTATVIDNRHGEEVFTDGPFVESKEYLAGFWIIDAPDLDVALKLGAAGSKACNRKVEVRPFLPNPE, encoded by the coding sequence ATGCAGTATCTGCTTTCCGTGATCGCCGAGGGTGCCAGTCTCGCTGACGATGCCGAGATGGCTGCGATCGATCTCTTCAACGAAGGACTCCGAGCGAAGGGTCACTGGGTCTTCGCCGGCGGACTCGGCACCCCGGACACGGCTACGGTGATCGACAACCGCCACGGCGAGGAAGTGTTCACCGACGGGCCGTTCGTGGAGTCGAAGGAATACCTCGCCGGCTTTTGGATCATCGACGCGCCCGATCTCGACGTCGCGCTCAAACTCGGCGCCGCGGGCTCCAAGGCGTGCAATCGCAAGGTCGAGGTTAGGCCGTTCCTTCCCAACCCGGAGTGA
- a CDS encoding lipocalin family protein: MRVPRAMMVIAAVLAVGAGAACGSSNGSTNPGLTPAELVGTYSLVSLTLGNSAPLTPPTATGTLALTSSTYNLTLMLPSGTQQDSGTWTVSGHQWTQTSSSGQGQEQGTVSLSHDTLSVDLTAAGTAISTVWVMVH, translated from the coding sequence GTGAGGGTCCCGCGCGCGATGATGGTGATCGCGGCGGTGCTGGCGGTGGGTGCGGGCGCGGCGTGCGGCAGCAGCAACGGATCCACCAATCCTGGGTTGACGCCGGCCGAGCTCGTCGGGACGTACAGCCTCGTGTCGCTCACCCTGGGGAATTCGGCGCCGCTCACGCCGCCCACGGCGACGGGCACGCTGGCGCTCACCAGCAGCACGTACAACCTGACGCTCATGCTGCCGTCGGGAACGCAGCAGGACAGCGGGACCTGGACGGTGAGCGGCCATCAGTGGACGCAGACCTCGAGCAGCGGTCAGGGGCAGGAGCAGGGCACCGTTAGTCTGTCGCACGACACGCTGTCCGTCGATCTGACCGCCGCCGGGACTGCGATCTCGACTGTGTGGGTGATGGTGCATTAA
- a CDS encoding discoidin domain-containing protein: protein MLANGLTLWLGSVAVALAAATPAAAQGPRDTLTVRIDAAAGPVASFDPRTALGAGLDGHRLGDIAKLYTPQNLRAMSSAGFGVVTYRLRTELANDAWHWNPAGRWSDAAHARGYWTSDTALGASIVTSRGYRLPRRGNTVDQADNRGYSRIDDGDTATFWKSDPYLDSAYTGDPEAAHPQWVILDLGRIERVDAIRIDWATPFATTYEVQYWSGELPGSGLDENPDGAWRRFPLGAVTRGGGGRDQRRLSEAPVRTRFVRLWLRAGSHTAPPDSHDRRDALGYAIREISLGTLRPDGSLADRVRHAADHDGQTVIAVSSTDPWHRASDIDPALEQPGLDLVFTSGLTHDRAPLIPVAVLFGTPEDAAAEVTYLRRRRYPLDRVEIGEEPDGQYVSPDDYGALYVQWVRALRRADPSIRTGGPSWQSTSTDLMMAWREDPDERPWLTRFLDYLRDHRAASSLHFFSFEWYPFDSICEPSAPQLAAAPGLLDSALAKLDADGLPLGVPRIIAEYGYSAFAGRAEVDRAGALLDADAAAHFLTRGGAQAYLYGWEPSPLDENDQCHSWGNNTMFVSDAARRIIDTTATYFAARMLTNEWLLPAPMQRVYRATVSRHGAHGAALVTAYAAKRSDGRWSVLLVNMDPKRSWAAAIRMDDGATRPTTWTLIQFGAASYVWHARGARGLPRPDGPFIRRRLDGDGFIPLPPWSLSVVRWPEPTRERPPRS from the coding sequence GTGCTGGCTAACGGGCTAACGCTATGGTTGGGCAGCGTCGCGGTCGCGCTGGCCGCGGCGACCCCGGCCGCCGCGCAGGGACCGCGCGACACCCTCACCGTGCGCATCGATGCCGCGGCCGGACCCGTCGCCTCGTTCGACCCCCGCACCGCCCTCGGCGCCGGACTCGACGGCCATCGCCTCGGCGACATCGCCAAGCTCTATACCCCGCAAAACCTGCGCGCCATGTCGAGCGCCGGCTTCGGCGTCGTCACGTACCGGTTGCGCACCGAGCTCGCAAACGATGCCTGGCACTGGAACCCGGCCGGCCGCTGGAGCGATGCAGCACACGCCCGGGGCTACTGGACGTCCGATACAGCGTTAGGCGCGTCGATCGTCACCTCGCGCGGCTATCGGCTGCCCAGACGCGGCAACACGGTCGACCAGGCCGACAACCGCGGCTATTCGCGCATCGACGACGGCGATACTGCCACCTTCTGGAAGAGCGATCCGTACCTCGACAGCGCCTACACCGGCGACCCCGAGGCGGCACACCCGCAATGGGTCATTCTCGACCTGGGCCGCATCGAGCGCGTGGATGCGATTCGCATCGACTGGGCCACGCCGTTCGCGACGACCTACGAAGTGCAGTACTGGAGCGGCGAGCTGCCCGGATCGGGGCTCGACGAAAACCCGGACGGCGCCTGGCGCCGGTTTCCGTTAGGCGCGGTGACCCGCGGCGGCGGCGGACGCGACCAGCGCCGCCTGAGCGAAGCGCCCGTCCGCACACGCTTCGTGCGCCTCTGGCTCCGCGCCGGCTCACACACCGCCCCGCCCGACTCGCACGACCGGCGCGACGCGCTCGGCTACGCGATCCGCGAGATTTCGTTAGGCACGCTCCGGCCCGACGGAAGCCTCGCCGACCGCGTGCGCCATGCCGCGGATCACGATGGCCAGACCGTGATCGCCGTATCGTCGACCGATCCCTGGCATCGCGCGTCCGACATCGATCCGGCGCTCGAGCAGCCCGGCCTCGACCTCGTCTTCACGAGCGGCCTCACGCACGATCGCGCGCCGCTCATCCCCGTAGCCGTCCTGTTCGGTACGCCCGAGGACGCAGCCGCCGAGGTGACGTATCTGCGGCGACGCCGCTATCCGCTCGACCGCGTCGAGATCGGCGAGGAACCGGATGGACAGTACGTGTCGCCCGATGACTACGGCGCGCTCTACGTACAGTGGGTGCGTGCGCTCCGCCGAGCGGATCCGTCCATTCGGACGGGCGGCCCGTCGTGGCAGTCCACGTCCACCGATCTCATGATGGCCTGGCGCGAGGACCCGGACGAGCGCCCATGGCTCACGCGTTTTCTCGACTATCTGCGCGACCACCGCGCGGCATCGTCGCTCCACTTCTTCTCGTTCGAGTGGTATCCGTTCGACTCGATCTGCGAGCCGTCCGCGCCCCAGCTCGCCGCGGCGCCGGGCCTGCTCGACTCCGCGCTCGCCAAGCTCGACGCCGATGGCCTCCCGTTAGGCGTCCCGCGCATCATTGCCGAATACGGCTATTCGGCGTTCGCCGGCCGGGCCGAGGTGGATCGCGCCGGCGCGCTGCTCGACGCCGATGCCGCCGCACACTTTCTGACGCGGGGCGGCGCGCAAGCCTACCTGTACGGTTGGGAACCGTCACCCCTCGACGAGAACGACCAGTGCCATTCATGGGGCAACAACACGATGTTCGTGTCCGATGCCGCACGCCGCATCATCGACACGACGGCCACTTATTTCGCCGCGCGCATGTTGACCAACGAGTGGTTGTTGCCGGCGCCGATGCAACGGGTGTATCGCGCGACGGTGAGTCGGCACGGAGCCCACGGCGCGGCGCTCGTCACCGCGTACGCTGCCAAGCGATCCGATGGACGCTGGTCGGTTCTTCTCGTGAACATGGATCCCAAACGCAGTTGGGCGGCAGCGATCCGCATGGACGATGGCGCCACTCGGCCGACGACATGGACGCTGATCCAATTCGGCGCCGCGAGCTACGTCTGGCACGCGCGCGGCGCGCGCGGGCTTCCTCGCCCGGATGGACCGTTCATCCGACGGAGGCTGGATGGCGACGGGTTCATCCCGCTGCCTCCCTGGTCCTTGAGCGTGGTCCGGTGGCCCGAACCGACGCGAGAGCGGCCGCCGCGATCCTAA
- a CDS encoding TonB-dependent receptor, producing the protein MRERRVWVRAGRARGRRRAAVAFVLSLGVSCVATAAAQSAGAIAGRVTAAGTDSAVAGAFVLVEGTLGRAVTDAQGRYLVRDVAAGQRLVRVLRVGYHMAERVVAVQAGDTARQDVALEHALLRLEPVTVTASRGTRLIGDVPASQVVVSDQEILNRNVLTLDQELPFVSGVSFNDGDIDIRGSTGAAGGVGSRVLLLLDGHSVLTADGGETDFTSLPLLDVDRIEVVKGAYSALYGSNALGGVVNVVTTPVTGPPETVADLHYGAYDEPDNYRFGDERYPSFAGFMLQHSREFGDVGVRGVVQGETSDGFRQDDHSSRWFLRAKVDVPSGSEHPVSAYAIYTTGDVGNFFMWDSSAFPTRPPANTLNDWAHDTKLSLGATITPIARGALRLAVDPYVEKDGTQNHFPSDTDFSFHNATKYGTTAQLTLAPSVSQTVTLGGEAAETQVQSDILGRPHLEDEGLYAQDEAAIASRVTATVGVRMDAHQATGSSNETTLSPKFGLAYRVSPTVSVRASVARGYRAAAAIEQFVNSRQSGIPVHPNPGLHGETAWSTELGATATVTPWFWVDGAVYESDYHDLIGPGIIPDSGFVFQFQNVQRARVRGVDVGTKTTIVPNVFDVAVNYTFLDTYDYEFKGPLPYRSQHYATASFNVLGGLTGLDIRYRSRVQRVLLFPADPRGSITLVDFRAGAKVFGSFVQAKISNLFQDKYVDIMERTPGAPRTLFLTVLRSF; encoded by the coding sequence GTGCGCGAGCGGCGCGTTTGGGTTCGGGCCGGCCGCGCGCGGGGTCGGCGGCGCGCGGCCGTTGCGTTCGTTCTCTCGTTAGGCGTCTCGTGTGTCGCGACGGCCGCCGCGCAGTCGGCGGGTGCGATTGCCGGACGCGTGACGGCCGCGGGCACCGACAGTGCGGTGGCGGGCGCCTTCGTGCTCGTCGAGGGAACGTTAGGCCGCGCGGTGACCGACGCGCAGGGACGCTACCTGGTGCGCGATGTCGCCGCCGGCCAGCGGCTCGTGCGCGTGCTCCGCGTCGGCTATCACATGGCCGAGCGCGTCGTGGCTGTCCAGGCCGGGGACACGGCCCGCCAGGACGTCGCGCTCGAGCACGCCCTCCTTCGCCTGGAGCCGGTCACCGTGACGGCGAGCCGCGGGACGCGACTCATCGGCGACGTGCCCGCGAGCCAGGTCGTGGTGAGCGACCAGGAGATCCTGAATCGCAACGTCCTCACGCTGGACCAGGAGCTGCCGTTCGTGTCCGGCGTCAGCTTCAACGACGGCGACATCGACATCCGCGGCTCGACCGGCGCCGCCGGCGGAGTCGGGAGCCGCGTCCTCTTGCTTCTGGACGGGCACTCGGTGCTCACGGCCGATGGCGGCGAGACGGACTTCACCAGTCTGCCGCTTCTCGACGTCGATCGCATCGAAGTCGTCAAGGGGGCGTACTCGGCGTTGTACGGCAGCAATGCGTTAGGCGGCGTGGTGAACGTCGTCACGACGCCGGTCACGGGGCCGCCGGAGACGGTGGCCGATCTGCACTACGGCGCCTACGACGAACCAGACAACTATCGGTTCGGTGATGAACGGTATCCGTCCTTCGCCGGGTTCATGCTCCAGCACTCGCGCGAGTTCGGCGACGTCGGCGTGCGCGGCGTGGTTCAAGGTGAAACCTCAGACGGGTTCCGGCAGGACGACCACTCGTCGCGGTGGTTCTTGCGCGCCAAGGTCGACGTGCCGTCGGGCAGCGAGCACCCGGTGTCGGCGTACGCCATCTACACGACGGGTGACGTCGGCAACTTCTTCATGTGGGACTCGTCGGCGTTTCCCACGCGGCCGCCGGCCAACACGCTCAACGATTGGGCTCACGATACCAAGCTGAGCCTCGGCGCGACGATCACGCCGATCGCGCGCGGGGCGCTGCGACTCGCCGTGGATCCGTACGTGGAGAAGGACGGGACGCAGAACCATTTCCCGAGCGACACCGATTTCTCGTTTCACAATGCGACCAAGTACGGGACGACGGCGCAGCTGACCTTGGCGCCGAGCGTCTCGCAGACGGTCACGTTAGGCGGCGAGGCGGCGGAGACGCAGGTCCAGTCGGACATTCTCGGTCGGCCGCATCTCGAGGACGAGGGGTTGTACGCGCAGGACGAAGCGGCGATCGCGTCGCGCGTCACGGCAACGGTGGGCGTGCGGATGGATGCGCACCAGGCGACTGGTTCGTCGAACGAGACGACGCTCAGTCCGAAGTTCGGTCTGGCGTATCGTGTGTCGCCGACGGTGAGCGTGCGGGCGAGCGTGGCGCGGGGCTACCGGGCCGCGGCGGCGATCGAGCAGTTCGTGAATTCCCGGCAGAGCGGGATTCCGGTGCACCCCAATCCTGGTCTGCACGGCGAGACGGCGTGGTCGACCGAGTTAGGCGCGACGGCGACGGTGACGCCGTGGTTCTGGGTGGATGGCGCGGTGTACGAGAGTGATTATCACGACCTGATCGGACCGGGGATCATTCCCGACAGCGGATTCGTGTTCCAGTTCCAGAACGTGCAGCGGGCGCGAGTGCGCGGCGTCGACGTGGGTACGAAGACGACGATCGTGCCGAACGTATTCGACGTGGCTGTGAATTACACGTTCCTGGATACCTACGACTACGAGTTCAAGGGCCCGCTGCCGTATCGATCGCAGCACTACGCGACGGCGTCGTTCAACGTGCTCGGCGGCCTTACTGGGTTGGACATCAGGTATCGCAGCCGGGTGCAGCGGGTCTTGCTGTTTCCCGCCGACCCGCGCGGGTCGATTACGCTGGTGGATTTTCGCGCGGGGGCAAAAGTGTTCGGCTCGTTCGTGCAGGCGAAAATCTCGAACCTGTTCCAGGACAAATACGTGGACATCATGGAACGGACGCCGGGCGCGCCGAGGACGCTCTTCCTAACGGTGCTGCGGTCGTTCTAG
- a CDS encoding AI-2E family transporter: MTHNKTPVAPSSETPTGEVERLSGHHLRRAEDDVVRHPTLSALERAMGSLHTRSLELTILCVLSVLYTLYLAREVVVPVVFAVLLKLFFGPVMRALRKAHIPDPVGAALVILLLLSVVGVGGYAIAGQAQDWIEKAPRAMAVVGSKFKKVRQPMERVTRSAEQMESATGVSDGSPGREVIVRGPTLLSRVFGTTTSLVVGLLEVIVLLFFLLAGGELFLQKLVKVLPNLPDKKRAVTIARETEASISTYLSTILLINVSEGIVVALIMALLGMPNPVLWGVLAALLEFIPYLGAGTMIAILAIAGLTTFNSVGHAMLAPAGFFIVSLIQSNFVSPPLLGRRLTLNPVAIFVGLAVWFFIWGVPGAFMAVPLLAATKIFCDHTEALAPIGEFLGK, translated from the coding sequence ATGACGCACAACAAAACGCCGGTCGCTCCCTCGAGCGAGACACCCACCGGCGAAGTCGAGCGACTGAGCGGCCACCATCTCCGCCGCGCCGAAGATGATGTGGTGCGCCATCCGACACTCAGCGCGCTCGAACGCGCGATGGGCAGCCTCCATACGCGCTCGCTCGAGCTCACGATTCTCTGCGTGCTCAGCGTACTCTACACGCTGTATCTGGCGCGCGAGGTCGTCGTCCCGGTCGTGTTCGCGGTGCTGCTCAAGCTGTTCTTCGGCCCGGTGATGCGCGCGCTCCGTAAGGCACACATTCCGGATCCCGTCGGCGCCGCGCTCGTGATTCTGCTTCTCCTCTCGGTGGTCGGCGTCGGGGGCTATGCGATTGCGGGACAGGCGCAGGACTGGATCGAGAAAGCGCCGCGCGCCATGGCCGTGGTCGGCTCCAAGTTCAAGAAGGTCCGCCAGCCCATGGAACGCGTGACGCGGTCCGCCGAGCAGATGGAGAGCGCGACGGGCGTGTCCGATGGATCGCCCGGCCGCGAGGTGATCGTGCGGGGTCCAACGCTGCTCTCGCGGGTGTTCGGCACGACGACGAGCCTCGTCGTCGGGCTGCTGGAGGTGATCGTCCTGCTCTTCTTCCTCCTCGCGGGCGGCGAGCTGTTTCTCCAGAAGCTCGTCAAGGTCTTGCCTAACTTGCCCGACAAGAAGCGGGCGGTGACCATCGCGCGCGAGACGGAGGCGTCGATCTCCACGTATCTCTCGACGATCCTGCTCATCAACGTCTCCGAGGGCATCGTGGTCGCCCTCATCATGGCGCTGCTCGGGATGCCGAACCCGGTGCTCTGGGGCGTGCTCGCGGCGCTGCTCGAGTTCATCCCGTATCTGGGCGCCGGCACGATGATCGCGATCCTGGCGATCGCCGGACTGACGACGTTCAACAGCGTCGGACACGCGATGCTCGCGCCCGCCGGATTCTTCATCGTGTCGCTCATCCAGTCGAACTTCGTGAGCCCGCCGCTGTTAGGCCGGCGGCTCACGCTCAATCCCGTGGCCATCTTCGTCGGACTCGCGGTCTGGTTCTTCATCTGGGGCGTCCCGGGCGCGTTCATGGCCGTGCCGCTCCTCGCGGCGACCAAGATCTTCTGCGACCACACCGAGGCGCTCGCCCCCATCGGCGAATTCCTCGGCAAGTAG
- a CDS encoding universal stress protein encodes MPETDHVDAEREANLVPDRESPTTPHAPAEAIGAAEFLTLVRQRKRGRLKVYIGSAAGVGKSYRMLQEAHDLRRRGVDVVVGFVEAHGRADTAALIGDLEVVPRRQIAYRGVVLEEMDVDGVAARHPDVAIVDELAHTNVPGSSHCKRWEDVLELLDAGINVITAVNVQHLESLNNVVQRTLGVLVRETVPDWVVARADQVVNIDLSAEDLRQRLVEGKIYGRERIPAALENFFTEENLTTLRELALREVASSVDRVREDIVRREEGGRAAGAPTADRIMVAMSSNPPRTAALLRKASRIAGRLNSDWYCVYVQTPDERADRIDASVQRRLVDNIQMAQAMGAEVVKLEGDDVAGAILRFARERRVSLLIVGKSTRSWWHRIRHGSVVDTLVEAAHGLDVLVVSFEEPASTGSVDDE; translated from the coding sequence GTGCCGGAGACCGACCACGTGGATGCGGAGCGAGAGGCGAACTTGGTGCCCGACCGCGAGAGTCCGACGACTCCACACGCGCCTGCCGAGGCGATTGGCGCGGCGGAGTTTCTCACGCTCGTGCGGCAACGCAAGCGCGGGCGTCTCAAGGTGTACATCGGCTCGGCAGCCGGCGTCGGCAAGTCCTATCGTATGCTACAGGAGGCGCACGATCTCCGCCGCCGGGGCGTCGACGTCGTCGTGGGCTTCGTGGAGGCGCACGGCCGCGCCGACACGGCGGCGCTCATCGGCGACCTCGAGGTGGTGCCGCGGCGCCAAATCGCGTACCGCGGCGTGGTGCTCGAAGAGATGGACGTGGATGGCGTCGCGGCACGCCATCCCGACGTCGCCATCGTGGACGAGCTCGCGCACACCAACGTGCCCGGCTCCAGCCATTGCAAGCGGTGGGAAGATGTGCTCGAACTGCTCGATGCCGGCATCAACGTGATCACCGCCGTCAACGTCCAGCATCTCGAGTCGCTCAACAACGTGGTCCAACGGACGTTAGGCGTACTGGTGCGCGAGACGGTGCCCGATTGGGTGGTGGCGCGCGCGGACCAGGTGGTGAACATCGACCTCTCGGCCGAAGACTTGAGACAGCGGTTGGTGGAAGGCAAGATCTACGGGCGCGAGCGCATTCCGGCGGCGCTCGAAAACTTCTTCACCGAAGAGAACCTGACCACACTGCGCGAGCTTGCCTTGCGCGAGGTCGCGAGCTCGGTGGACCGCGTGCGCGAAGACATCGTGCGGCGCGAAGAGGGCGGACGCGCCGCAGGCGCACCGACCGCGGATCGCATCATGGTGGCGATGTCGAGCAATCCGCCGCGCACGGCTGCCTTACTGCGTAAGGCGAGCCGCATCGCCGGGCGGCTCAACTCCGACTGGTACTGTGTCTACGTCCAGACGCCTGACGAACGCGCCGACCGCATCGATGCGTCGGTGCAGCGCCGCCTCGTGGACAACATCCAGATGGCGCAGGCCATGGGGGCCGAGGTGGTGAAGCTGGAGGGGGACGACGTGGCCGGGGCGATTTTGCGGTTCGCGCGCGAGCGCCGGGTGTCGCTGCTGATCGTCGGGAAGAGCACGCGATCCTGGTGGCACCGCATCCGCCACGGGTCGGTAGTCGACACGCTCGTCGAGGCGGCTCACGGTCTCGACGTGCTCGTCGTCTCGTTCGAGGAACCGGCATCTACTGGTAGCGTCGACGATGAATAA